From a region of the Neobacillus niacini genome:
- the asd gene encoding aspartate-semialdehyde dehydrogenase, translating to MNQSNGYHVAVVGATGAVGQQMIQTLVKEKFPIRQLALLSSARSAGKKVTIDGVEHTVQEAKPESFAGVDIALFSAGGNISKELAPEAVKHGAIVVDNTSAFRMDQDIPLVVPEVNEQDLHQHNGIIANPNCSTIQMVVALEPIRQKFGLKKIIVSTYQAVSGAGAVAIEELQNQTKAIINGETVEPKILPVKGDKNHYQIAFNAIPQIDKFQDNGYTYEEMKMINETKKIMHLPELHVAATCVRLPVAVGHSESVYFEIEEDGITANEIKELLKTAPGVVLQDDPENQVYPMPANCVGSNDVFVGRIRNDLNESRGFHMWVVSDNLLKGAAWNSVQIAESLIKLGLIKEKK from the coding sequence ATGAATCAAAGTAATGGTTACCATGTTGCCGTAGTAGGTGCAACAGGCGCGGTGGGTCAGCAAATGATCCAAACGTTAGTGAAAGAAAAATTCCCAATTAGACAGCTAGCTCTATTATCCTCTGCACGTTCAGCAGGGAAAAAAGTGACGATTGACGGTGTTGAGCATACGGTTCAGGAAGCTAAACCAGAAAGCTTTGCAGGTGTCGATATCGCTTTGTTCTCAGCTGGAGGAAATATCTCCAAAGAGCTTGCTCCTGAAGCAGTAAAACACGGGGCTATTGTAGTGGACAACACAAGTGCCTTTAGAATGGATCAAGATATTCCGTTAGTTGTGCCTGAGGTAAATGAACAAGATTTACACCAACATAATGGTATTATTGCTAACCCAAATTGTTCTACTATTCAAATGGTAGTAGCGTTAGAACCAATTAGGCAAAAATTTGGACTTAAGAAAATTATTGTTTCAACGTATCAGGCAGTTTCTGGTGCAGGAGCTGTGGCAATTGAAGAATTACAGAATCAAACAAAAGCTATTATCAATGGTGAAACAGTAGAGCCAAAGATTTTACCTGTAAAAGGTGACAAGAACCACTATCAAATCGCCTTTAATGCGATACCACAAATCGATAAGTTCCAAGATAACGGCTATACCTATGAAGAAATGAAAATGATTAATGAAACAAAGAAAATCATGCATCTGCCAGAGCTGCATGTAGCTGCGACTTGTGTACGTTTACCTGTAGCAGTGGGTCACTCGGAATCTGTTTATTTTGAAATTGAAGAAGATGGCATAACTGCAAATGAAATAAAAGAGTTATTAAAGACAGCTCCAGGCGTGGTGCTACAAGATGACCCAGAGAACCAAGTATATCCTATGCCTGCGAATTGTGTAGGAAGTAATGATGTGTTTGTAGGTCGAATTCGTAATGACCTTAACGAAAGTCGTGGTTTCCATATGTGGGTTGTTTCCGACAATTTACTCAAAGGTGCTGCCTGGAATTCAGTTCAAATTGCTGAGAGCTTGATAAAGCTGGGTTTAATCAAAGAAAAAAAATAA
- a CDS encoding polysaccharide deacetylase family protein codes for MKKFSLIALILFVAWFSVNNPLVNTYVASLKGNVVTVGKQENPLYQSIIKNASTYNIPPSNAKIDEVWKAIPGYNGLTVDIEASYKNMKKSGIFDEKKIVYKQTTPSVHLKDLPPSPIYRGHPDKPMVSFIINVAWGNEYLPEMLAALKKHKVKASFFLEGRWVKNNPDLAKMIVSAGHEVGNHSYTHPDMKRITAAQTREQLLKTNEVIEAATGNKSIWFAPPSGSYRDETVKIAAELKMKTVMWTVDTIDWQKPTPDQLINRVISKIDNGSMVLMHPTDSTAKSLDRLITLIEEKSLKIGTVSDLMSEERILK; via the coding sequence ATGAAGAAGTTTAGTTTGATCGCTCTCATTTTATTTGTAGCGTGGTTTTCTGTTAACAATCCTCTTGTAAATACATATGTTGCATCATTAAAAGGAAACGTGGTTACTGTAGGAAAGCAAGAAAATCCGCTATATCAAAGTATTATTAAAAATGCTTCTACATATAATATACCGCCTTCCAATGCTAAAATTGATGAAGTGTGGAAAGCAATCCCAGGCTATAATGGGTTAACTGTCGATATTGAAGCTTCATATAAAAATATGAAAAAAAGCGGCATTTTCGATGAAAAAAAAATAGTATATAAACAAACAACACCATCGGTACATCTTAAGGATTTGCCTCCATCTCCCATTTATCGCGGGCATCCTGACAAACCAATGGTGAGCTTCATTATTAATGTAGCATGGGGAAACGAATATTTACCTGAAATGCTTGCTGCACTTAAAAAACACAAAGTAAAAGCAAGCTTTTTCCTCGAGGGAAGATGGGTGAAAAATAATCCTGACTTGGCAAAAATGATTGTGAGTGCAGGTCATGAAGTTGGGAATCACTCCTATACACATCCTGACATGAAGAGAATTACTGCTGCACAAACAAGGGAGCAATTGTTAAAAACAAATGAAGTCATTGAAGCAGCTACAGGTAATAAGAGCATTTGGTTTGCACCACCGAGCGGCAGTTACCGGGATGAAACCGTTAAAATAGCTGCTGAATTAAAAATGAAGACCGTTATGTGGACGGTAGATACGATAGATTGGCAAAAACCTACACCTGACCAACTAATCAATCGTGTTATTTCTAAGATTGATAATGGCTCAATGGTCCTCATGCATCCAACAGATTCTACCGCAAAATCGTTAGATCGCTTAATCACACTCATTGAAGAAAAAAGTTTAAAAATAGGGACTGTTAGCGATTTAATGAGCGAAGAAAGAATTCTGAAATAA
- the truB gene encoding tRNA pseudouridine(55) synthase TruB, giving the protein MEGIIPLYKPAGLTSHDCVFRLRKILKTKKVGHTGTLDPDVTGVLPICIGRATKVAEYITDAGKSYEGEVTIGYSTTTEDASGEMVEEKKVEGTISRKEILQVLNSFTGEIEQTPPMFSAVKVNGTRLYEYARKGIEVERPTRKVTIYSMELLDDREVFSGETISFRFRVSCSKGTYIRTLAVMIGEELGYPAHMSNLIRTQSSAFTIDDCLTFEQIEKSVEAGTISSFLRPLELALSHLPKYIINDKVAEKVKNGALLPIPEHLKNSNGPISAETEEGKALAIYSVHPNKPGLLKPVKVLRNDQG; this is encoded by the coding sequence ATGGAAGGAATCATCCCTTTATATAAACCGGCAGGACTAACGTCGCATGATTGTGTTTTTAGATTAAGAAAAATATTAAAAACAAAAAAGGTGGGCCATACGGGCACACTTGACCCAGATGTGACCGGAGTTCTTCCTATTTGTATTGGTAGAGCAACAAAAGTAGCAGAATACATAACTGACGCTGGGAAGAGTTATGAAGGAGAAGTGACAATTGGGTACTCCACAACAACCGAGGATGCTTCAGGAGAAATGGTTGAAGAGAAAAAGGTAGAAGGTACCATCAGCAGGAAAGAAATCCTTCAAGTTCTAAATTCTTTCACTGGTGAAATAGAACAAACACCACCGATGTTTTCAGCCGTAAAAGTGAATGGGACTCGTTTATACGAATATGCCCGCAAAGGAATTGAAGTGGAACGTCCTACGAGAAAGGTAACTATCTATTCGATGGAGCTACTTGACGATAGAGAGGTATTTTCAGGTGAAACTATCTCATTTCGATTTAGAGTGAGTTGCAGCAAAGGAACCTATATCAGGACACTAGCAGTAATGATTGGTGAAGAACTTGGCTATCCTGCACATATGTCAAATTTAATTAGGACCCAATCATCTGCTTTTACAATTGATGATTGTTTGACTTTTGAACAGATTGAAAAATCAGTGGAAGCTGGTACAATATCCTCCTTTTTAAGACCTTTAGAATTGGCACTTTCTCATTTGCCGAAATACATAATAAATGATAAAGTAGCAGAGAAAGTGAAAAATGGCGCACTTTTACCAATACCAGAGCATTTAAAAAATAGTAACGGACCTATTAGCGCTGAAACGGAAGAAGGCAAAGCACTTGCCATTTATTCGGTACACCCGAACAAACCAGGGCTGTTAAAACCGGTTAAAGTTTTGCGTAATGATCAAGGTTAA
- the rpsO gene encoding 30S ribosomal protein S15, translating into MAITQERKNELIAEYKTHDNDTGSAEVQIAVLTESINNLNEHLRTHKKDHHSRRGLLKMVGKRRNLLTYLRNKDVQRYRELINKLGLRR; encoded by the coding sequence ATGGCAATCACACAAGAACGTAAAAACGAACTTATCGCTGAGTATAAAACTCATGATAATGACACTGGATCTGCAGAGGTTCAAATCGCTGTCCTTACTGAATCAATCAACAATTTGAATGAGCACTTACGTACTCATAAGAAGGACCACCACTCACGTCGCGGTCTGTTGAAAATGGTTGGTAAGCGTCGTAATCTTTTAACGTACCTACGTAATAAAGATGTTCAACGTTACCGTGAATTAATCAATAAGCTAGGACTTCGTCGATAA
- the dpaA gene encoding dipicolinic acid synthetase subunit A, with amino-acid sequence MLTGMQIAVIGGDARQLEIIRKLTELDARLSLIGFEQLDHAFTGAVKEKLDEVDFSNMDAIILPVPGTNLEGHVETIFSNEKVILTAELLMKTPDHCTVYSGISNAYLNGITKEAKRQLVQLFERDDVAIYNSIPTVEGTIMMAIQHTDFTIHGSNITVLGLGRVGMSVARTFHALGAKVKVGARKSEHLARITEMALTPFHLNELEKEVKETDILINTIPLLIVSATVISKMPAHTLIIDLASKPGGTDFRYAEKRGIKALLAPGLPGIVAPKTAGQILANVLAQLLQDDLGKRKGIVK; translated from the coding sequence ATGCTGACAGGGATGCAGATAGCAGTGATCGGTGGAGATGCAAGACAGCTGGAGATTATCCGGAAGTTAACCGAGTTAGATGCCAGATTATCATTAATTGGTTTCGAGCAGCTTGACCACGCGTTCACAGGCGCTGTGAAGGAAAAGTTGGATGAAGTCGATTTTTCAAATATGGATGCCATAATCTTACCGGTGCCCGGTACAAATTTAGAAGGTCATGTAGAAACCATCTTTTCTAATGAGAAGGTAATTTTGACAGCTGAACTGCTTATGAAAACGCCTGATCATTGTACCGTTTACTCCGGAATTAGTAATGCGTATTTAAATGGGATTACCAAAGAGGCAAAGCGTCAACTTGTGCAGCTTTTTGAAAGGGATGATGTAGCTATATACAATTCTATTCCGACAGTAGAAGGAACCATCATGATGGCCATCCAGCATACCGATTTCACGATTCATGGCTCAAATATTACCGTACTAGGTTTAGGAAGAGTTGGGATGAGTGTGGCTAGAACCTTCCATGCCCTTGGAGCAAAAGTGAAGGTAGGTGCAAGGAAAAGTGAACATCTTGCTAGAATTACGGAGATGGCTTTAACGCCTTTTCATTTAAATGAATTAGAAAAAGAGGTTAAAGAAACTGATATTTTAATCAATACAATACCCTTACTAATTGTAAGTGCTACTGTTATTTCCAAAATGCCTGCCCATACTCTGATTATTGATCTAGCCTCAAAGCCTGGTGGAACTGATTTTAGATATGCAGAAAAAAGAGGTATAAAAGCACTTCTTGCACCAGGATTACCTGGTATTGTCGCGCCAAAAACAGCTGGTCAAATACTAGCGAATGTTCTGGCCCAATTGCTTCAAGATGATTTAGGCAAGCGAAAGGGGATAGTAAAATGA
- the dapG gene encoding aspartate kinase — protein MKIIVQKFGGTSVKDEESRQHAKRHINNALAEGYKVVVVVSAMGRKGDPYATDTLLSLIGSNESKVSKREQDLLVSCGEIISSIVFANMLQENGINAIALTGAQAGFRTNSDHSQAKIVEMKCDRLLRDLEDHDVVVVAGFQGAAKNGDVTTIGRGGSDTSAAALGAALNAEWIDIFTDVEGIMTADPRIADNARRLSVVTYTEVCNMAYQGAKVIHPRAVEIAMQAKVPIRIRSTYSDDLGTLVTSISKESRGSDIKERTVTGIAHVSNVTQFKVFAKKDQYYLQAEVFKAMANEQISVDFINISPNAVVYTVTEEMTDRAIRVLKEIGHDPVIERHCAKVSVVGAGIAGVPGVTSRIVTALSENGIRILQSADSHTTIWVLVKQDDLAKSVNALHDAFHLEEETLDIKLTDI, from the coding sequence ATGAAAATCATAGTACAAAAATTTGGCGGAACATCTGTGAAGGATGAAGAAAGCAGGCAACATGCAAAGAGACATATCAATAATGCATTAGCCGAAGGATATAAGGTAGTAGTTGTAGTATCTGCAATGGGAAGAAAGGGTGATCCCTATGCAACAGATACACTTCTCTCTTTAATTGGGAGTAATGAAAGCAAGGTCAGTAAACGTGAACAAGATCTTTTAGTATCATGTGGTGAAATTATTTCTAGCATTGTTTTTGCCAATATGCTGCAAGAAAATGGCATAAATGCGATTGCTTTGACCGGGGCTCAAGCAGGATTTCGAACAAACAGCGATCATTCACAGGCAAAGATCGTTGAAATGAAATGTGATCGACTGCTGCGCGATTTAGAAGACCATGATGTGGTTGTGGTTGCTGGTTTTCAAGGTGCTGCAAAGAACGGTGACGTTACAACAATTGGACGAGGTGGCAGTGATACATCTGCAGCAGCATTAGGAGCGGCTCTTAATGCAGAATGGATTGATATATTTACTGACGTGGAAGGAATCATGACCGCAGACCCAAGGATAGCTGATAACGCTAGGCGACTTTCTGTTGTCACCTATACAGAAGTTTGTAACATGGCCTATCAGGGTGCGAAGGTTATTCACCCAAGAGCTGTAGAAATAGCCATGCAGGCAAAAGTTCCAATCCGAATCCGCTCTACCTATTCCGATGATTTAGGAACATTGGTGACATCCATCTCAAAAGAGTCTCGAGGCAGTGATATTAAAGAGAGAACTGTTACGGGAATAGCACATGTTTCAAATGTGACTCAATTCAAAGTATTTGCTAAAAAAGATCAGTACTACTTACAAGCCGAAGTTTTTAAAGCAATGGCAAATGAACAAATTAGTGTAGATTTCATAAACATTTCACCAAATGCTGTTGTTTATACAGTTACGGAGGAAATGACGGACAGGGCAATTAGGGTCTTAAAGGAAATAGGACATGACCCTGTTATAGAACGTCATTGTGCAAAGGTTTCTGTCGTTGGAGCCGGTATTGCCGGTGTTCCGGGTGTTACTTCAAGAATCGTTACAGCTCTTTCTGAGAACGGAATTCGCATTTTACAATCCGCTGATAGTCACACTACGATTTGGGTACTAGTGAAACAAGACGACTTGGCTAAATCAGTTAATGCATTACATGACGCCTTTCATCTGGAAGAGGAAACCCTGGATATAAAGCTTACGGATATTTAG
- the pnp gene encoding polyribonucleotide nucleotidyltransferase, with protein MEQTKHEYSMDWAGRKLTVEIGQLAKQANGSVMVRYGDTAVLSTATASKEPKNLDFFPLTCNYEERLYAVGKIPGGFIKREGRPSEKAILASRLIDRPIRPLFAEGFRNDVQVISIVMSVDQDCSSEMAAMFGSSLALCTSDIPFEGPIAGVIVGRVDGAFVINPTVEQAEKSDIHLTVAGTKDAINMVEAGADEVSEEVMLEAIMYGHEEIKRLIEFQEKIMAEAGKEKREIILYELDKNLEAEVREMCEADMVTAIQVQEKHAREDAIKEVKNRVIAKFEENEATDDDMKQVKQILDKIVKGEVRRLITVEKVRPDGRKIDEIRPLSSQVGILPRTHGSGLFTRGQTQALSICTLGAMGDVQILDGLGIEEEKRFMHHYNFPSFSVGETGPIRGPGRREIGHGALGERALEPIVPSEKDFPYTIRLVSEVLESNGSTSQASICASTLAMMDAGVPIKAPVAGIAMGLVKSGEHYTVLSDIQGMEDHLGDMDFKVAGTAKGVTALQMDIKIKGLSREILEEALQQAKKGRMHILDSMLATITEPRSELSKFAPKILTMKINPDKIRDVIGPSGKQINKIIEETGVKIDIEQDGTVFIASTDQAMNQKAKKIIEDIVREVEVGQMYLGKVKRIEKFGAFVEIFAGKDGLVHISELAEERVGKVEDVIAIGDEILVKVTEIDKQGRVNLSRKAILKEQREKAEKAAEKQ; from the coding sequence ATGGAACAAACGAAACACGAATATTCCATGGATTGGGCTGGACGTAAATTAACCGTTGAAATTGGACAACTAGCCAAACAGGCAAATGGATCAGTAATGGTCCGTTATGGAGATACTGCAGTTCTAAGTACTGCTACAGCTTCAAAAGAACCAAAAAACTTAGACTTTTTTCCATTAACATGTAACTATGAAGAGCGATTATATGCGGTGGGTAAAATTCCTGGAGGATTTATTAAACGAGAAGGTCGTCCTAGTGAAAAAGCCATTTTGGCGAGTCGATTAATTGACCGTCCAATTCGTCCACTTTTTGCAGAAGGTTTCCGTAATGATGTGCAAGTAATCAGTATTGTTATGAGTGTGGACCAAGATTGCTCATCAGAGATGGCAGCAATGTTTGGATCATCTTTAGCACTTTGCACATCTGACATTCCTTTCGAGGGACCGATTGCAGGTGTAATTGTTGGCAGAGTCGATGGAGCATTTGTTATTAATCCAACAGTAGAACAAGCCGAGAAAAGTGATATTCATTTAACTGTTGCCGGTACGAAAGATGCAATAAACATGGTTGAAGCAGGTGCAGATGAAGTTTCTGAGGAAGTCATGCTTGAGGCTATTATGTATGGACATGAAGAAATTAAACGCCTTATAGAATTCCAAGAAAAAATTATGGCTGAAGCTGGCAAGGAAAAAAGAGAAATTATTCTTTATGAACTTGATAAAAATTTAGAGGCTGAAGTTAGAGAAATGTGTGAAGCCGATATGGTAACCGCCATTCAGGTGCAGGAAAAGCATGCGCGTGAGGATGCCATTAAAGAAGTAAAGAATCGTGTAATCGCTAAGTTCGAGGAGAATGAGGCTACAGACGATGACATGAAACAGGTAAAACAAATTTTAGATAAAATCGTTAAAGGTGAAGTTCGTCGTTTAATAACCGTTGAAAAGGTGCGTCCAGACGGTCGGAAAATCGATGAAATTCGTCCCTTATCTTCACAGGTAGGTATTTTACCAAGAACACACGGATCAGGATTATTTACTCGTGGGCAAACTCAAGCATTAAGCATTTGTACATTAGGAGCAATGGGAGATGTGCAAATTCTAGATGGTTTGGGAATCGAGGAAGAAAAGCGTTTTATGCACCATTACAATTTCCCTTCCTTCAGTGTGGGTGAAACTGGACCAATCCGTGGGCCAGGCCGTCGTGAGATCGGACATGGTGCTCTTGGTGAGCGAGCATTAGAACCAATTGTACCTTCTGAAAAGGATTTCCCTTATACTATTCGCCTAGTTTCTGAGGTTCTGGAATCTAATGGATCTACCTCTCAAGCGAGTATTTGTGCAAGTACACTTGCGATGATGGACGCTGGCGTTCCAATTAAAGCCCCAGTTGCTGGGATTGCGATGGGATTAGTAAAATCTGGTGAACATTACACTGTTTTATCTGATATCCAAGGAATGGAAGACCACCTAGGTGATATGGATTTCAAAGTTGCAGGAACTGCTAAAGGTGTAACTGCACTTCAGATGGATATAAAAATTAAAGGACTTTCTCGTGAAATCCTAGAAGAAGCACTTCAACAGGCAAAGAAGGGTAGAATGCATATTCTTGATTCTATGCTTGCAACAATAACTGAGCCAAGAAGTGAGCTTTCAAAATTTGCACCAAAAATCTTAACAATGAAAATTAACCCGGATAAAATTCGTGATGTTATTGGACCAAGCGGTAAGCAAATCAATAAGATCATCGAAGAAACTGGTGTTAAAATCGATATTGAACAAGATGGAACTGTATTTATTGCCTCAACTGACCAAGCAATGAACCAAAAGGCGAAGAAAATTATCGAAGATATCGTACGCGAGGTTGAAGTTGGCCAAATGTACCTTGGTAAGGTTAAGCGAATTGAAAAATTCGGTGCTTTTGTTGAGATCTTTGCTGGCAAAGATGGACTTGTCCATATTTCTGAATTGGCCGAGGAACGAGTTGGAAAGGTCGAAGACGTTATTGCAATCGGTGATGAAATTTTAGTCAAAGTTACTGAAATCGATAAACAAGGACGTGTAAACCTTTCACGTAAGGCAATTTTAAAAGAACAACGTGAGAAGGCTGAAAAAGCAGCAGAAAAACAGTAA
- a CDS encoding YlmC/YmxH family sporulation protein, translated as MRLSELSGKEIVDVKKAERLGVLGQTDLEINENTGQIQALLIPSSLKWFGFRKQGGEIRVPWQHIKKIGSDMIIIDVHDE; from the coding sequence ATGAGGTTAAGTGAATTAAGTGGAAAAGAAATTGTGGATGTAAAAAAGGCAGAGCGTTTGGGGGTTCTTGGTCAAACAGATCTTGAAATCAATGAAAATACTGGTCAAATTCAAGCATTGCTCATTCCATCCTCATTAAAATGGTTTGGCTTTAGAAAACAAGGTGGAGAAATTAGAGTTCCTTGGCAGCATATAAAAAAGATCGGCTCTGATATGATCATTATTGATGTACATGATGAATAG
- the dpaB gene encoding dipicolinate synthase subunit B — MSLKGKKIGFGLTGSHCTYDAVFPEIEKLVQAGAEVLPVVTFTVKNTETRFGKGEDWIQRIEDLTGNRAIDSIVKAEPLGPKIPLDCMVIAPLTGVSMSKFANAMNDSPVLMAAKATLRNLKPVVLGISTNDALGLNGVNLMRLMATKNIYFIPYGQDDPIKKPNSMVARMPMLMQTVEAAIEGRQIQPVLVERYKDLD, encoded by the coding sequence ATGAGTTTAAAAGGGAAAAAAATAGGCTTTGGGTTAACGGGGTCCCACTGCACGTACGACGCGGTATTCCCGGAAATTGAAAAGTTAGTTCAAGCTGGTGCTGAAGTTTTGCCGGTTGTAACCTTTACAGTGAAAAATACCGAAACTCGTTTTGGTAAAGGCGAGGACTGGATTCAGAGGATCGAGGATCTAACAGGAAACAGAGCGATAGATTCAATCGTGAAAGCAGAGCCCTTGGGACCAAAAATTCCTTTAGATTGTATGGTTATTGCCCCGCTGACAGGTGTATCAATGAGCAAATTCGCAAACGCGATGAATGATAGCCCAGTTTTAATGGCTGCAAAAGCGACGTTAAGAAATTTAAAACCAGTCGTACTTGGAATTTCAACCAATGATGCTTTAGGACTAAATGGAGTTAACTTAATGCGATTAATGGCAACAAAAAATATCTATTTTATCCCATATGGTCAAGACGATCCAATCAAGAAGCCAAATTCTATGGTAGCAAGGATGCCTATGTTAATGCAAACAGTAGAAGCAGCCATAGAAGGCCGTCAAATTCAACCAGTATTAGTCGAAAGATATAAGGACTTAGACTAA
- a CDS encoding M16 family metallopeptidase, producing the protein MINRYSCKNGVRIVLENIPTVRSVAIGVWIGTGSRNENPQTNGISHFLEHMFFKGTTTRSAKEIAESFDSIGGQVNAFTSKEYTCYYAKVLDTHAQFALDVLADMFFNSTFVEEELNKERNVVLEEIKMYDDTPDDIVHDLLSRAIYGDHPLGYPILGTEETLNTFTGDTLKDYIHNHYTPENVVISIAGNVSESFIKEVEKYFGSYEGGKSAITENIPTFHSNRLSRKKETEQAHLCIGFEGLKIGHEDVYSLIILNNILGGSMSSRLFQEVREQRGLAYSVFSYHSAYQDNGVVTVYGGTGAKQLDVLFETIQETLDKLKQDGITEKELINSKEQLKGSLMLSLESTNSRMSRNGKNELLLKRHRSLDEIIEQIDQVTKQSVDGMASSVFTNNYSVSLISPDGELPKGLR; encoded by the coding sequence ATGATTAACAGATATTCTTGCAAAAATGGAGTAAGAATTGTATTAGAAAATATACCAACAGTGAGATCTGTAGCAATTGGAGTATGGATCGGCACTGGCTCAAGAAATGAAAATCCCCAAACGAATGGAATTTCACACTTTTTAGAGCATATGTTTTTTAAAGGTACAACAACAAGGTCTGCGAAAGAAATAGCAGAATCCTTTGATAGCATTGGAGGGCAAGTAAATGCCTTTACCTCAAAGGAGTACACTTGTTACTACGCTAAAGTTTTGGATACACATGCGCAATTCGCTTTGGATGTATTAGCTGATATGTTCTTCAATTCAACCTTTGTTGAAGAGGAATTAAATAAAGAAAGAAATGTAGTTCTAGAAGAAATTAAAATGTATGATGATACTCCCGATGATATTGTTCATGATTTACTTAGCAGGGCTATTTATGGAGACCATCCTCTAGGTTACCCTATATTAGGTACAGAAGAAACGCTAAATACGTTCACCGGTGATACGCTTAAAGACTATATCCACAATCATTACACACCAGAAAATGTCGTAATTTCAATTGCGGGAAATGTTTCTGAGAGTTTTATTAAGGAAGTGGAAAAGTATTTCGGGTCGTATGAAGGCGGGAAAAGTGCGATTACAGAAAACATTCCAACGTTCCATTCCAATCGATTATCGCGAAAGAAAGAAACAGAACAAGCACACCTATGTATTGGTTTTGAAGGTTTAAAGATTGGTCATGAAGATGTTTACAGCTTAATTATTCTAAACAATATTCTAGGCGGCAGTATGAGCAGCAGATTGTTCCAAGAAGTTCGTGAACAACGAGGTTTAGCTTATTCTGTATTCTCATACCATTCAGCTTATCAGGATAATGGTGTTGTAACCGTCTATGGGGGAACTGGTGCAAAGCAGCTTGATGTATTATTTGAAACCATTCAAGAAACGCTGGATAAATTAAAACAAGATGGTATTACTGAAAAAGAATTAATTAATAGTAAAGAGCAATTAAAAGGAAGCTTAATGTTAAGTTTAGAAAGTACAAATAGCAGGATGAGCCGAAACGGCAAAAATGAGCTATTATTAAAGCGCCACCGTTCATTGGATGAAATTATTGAGCAAATTGACCAAGTAACCAAGCAAAGTGTAGATGGAATGGCTTCATCTGTATTTACCAACAACTACTCGGTTTCCTTGATCAGCCCAGACGGCGAATTACCAAAAGGTTTAAGATAA
- the ribF gene encoding bifunctional riboflavin kinase/FAD synthetase: MEVIKLEFPLNIEKTQIPPLSMALGYFDGVHLGHQKVILEAKKQANQKGLRSAVMTFDPHPSVVLGKNEKHVQYITPLAEKINLIEELGIDYLFIVNFTAEFANLLPQEFIDQYVIDLNVKHVVAGFDFSYGRMGKGTMEILPFHSREKFTFTIVEKFTSGDEKVSSTRIRQYIKNGRTTELPELLGRFYTTAGIVVHGDKRGRTIGFPTANVDTMDEFILPPLGVYAVKIKIGEDWYEGVCNVGYKPTFNKDALKVSVEAHIFNFKKDIYGKKVTIEWHQYLRKEQKFSGIDELVAQIEKDKQNAIEYFNK; encoded by the coding sequence TTGGAAGTAATAAAACTAGAATTCCCATTAAATATAGAAAAAACGCAAATACCTCCATTATCAATGGCACTTGGTTATTTTGACGGAGTTCATCTTGGTCATCAAAAGGTTATTCTTGAAGCTAAAAAACAAGCTAATCAAAAAGGACTCCGGTCCGCAGTTATGACCTTTGATCCTCATCCATCAGTTGTTTTAGGGAAAAATGAAAAGCATGTTCAATATATAACACCACTAGCCGAAAAAATTAATCTAATTGAGGAACTAGGCATCGACTATTTATTTATCGTAAATTTTACGGCAGAATTTGCAAACCTGCTTCCCCAAGAATTTATTGATCAGTATGTTATTGATTTGAATGTAAAACATGTCGTGGCAGGATTTGATTTCTCTTATGGCCGTATGGGAAAAGGAACGATGGAAATCTTGCCCTTCCATTCAAGAGAAAAATTCACGTTCACCATTGTAGAAAAATTCACTAGTGGGGATGAAAAAGTAAGTTCAACGCGAATTCGTCAATATATAAAGAACGGAAGAACCACTGAGCTGCCTGAATTACTTGGAAGATTCTATACCACAGCCGGCATAGTCGTCCATGGGGATAAAAGAGGCAGGACAATTGGATTCCCTACTGCAAATGTAGATACAATGGATGAATTTATTTTACCCCCTCTGGGTGTTTACGCCGTAAAAATCAAGATCGGTGAAGACTGGTACGAAGGTGTATGTAATGTTGGCTACAAACCAACATTCAATAAGGACGCTTTAAAGGTTTCAGTCGAAGCCCATATCTTTAACTTCAAAAAAGATATTTATGGAAAGAAAGTAACCATCGAATGGCACCAATACCTAAGAAAAGAACAAAAATTCTCCGGAATTGATGAACTGGTGGCACAAATCGAAAAAGACAAACAGAATGCAATTGAATACTTTAATAAATAG